In Streptomyces sp. Li-HN-5-11, the sequence ACGGAACCTCGTCGGCGACCGCGACCGCGCCCGGCCCGATCGTGGACTCGCAGGGCGACTTCACCGTGGCGGCCTGGGCCAGGCTCGACGCGGCGGCGCTGTCCGACACCACTGTGGCCCACCACATGAGGATCGCCACCCAGTCCGGCGGCGTACGGGATTCGTGGGGCCTCTGGTACGACCAGGCCGCGGGTTCGGCACAGGGCATGTGGGTGTTCGGGCGCACGACCGCCGACACCACCAGCGGCTCGGTCGTCACCGTGCCGGCCGGCATCTCGACCGCCCAGCTGGTCGACCCCGGCGACTGGACCCTTCTGACCGGCGTCTACGACGGCGCTCACCACCAACTCCTGCTCTATGTCAACGGAGTCCCGCAAGGCGCGCAGGGCGACACGGACACGGAGGACGACACGGGCGACGGTGTGGTGTTCCACGGACCCTGGCAGGCCACCGGCAGCTTCGACATCGGCCGCGGGCGGACCAGTACGGGCGCGTACGGCGACTACGCGCACGGCCTCGTGGACGACGTCCGGGTGTGGACCGGCGTGATGTCCGACACCGCCATCAAGCAGATGTACCTCAACGAAGTGCCCATCCCGCTGTAACGGCAGACGAGCCGCACCAGCGCGGCACAGCTTCAACGGACCTTCACACACTCGGGAGTTCAGGCATGGGTGGGCTACGGCGGGCACGGACGTGGGTCGTCGCTGTCACGACGAGCGCGCTGGTGGCCACGGGACTGGGCACGGCCCCGGCCGTGTGGGCGACCCAGCGGCACGGCCACCACACCGTGGGCGCCCCGGCGGGCAGGGACGGCACCGCGGTCGCCTTCAAGGCCAGGCGGACGGCGGCGAAGGACCCGGCAGGGCCCGCCGCCACCCGTACCGCCGAGGCACTGGCGAAACCCGTCGTCTGGCCGACCGCTTACACCGAGACCCTCTCAGTGACGGGCAGGACACCAGCCGCCAAGAGGCCAGCCCTCGACGGGACCACGGCGGTCGGCAGGCTGCCCGTCAAGGTGAGCAGCCCGGCCTCGGGCACGGCCCCGGCCAAGGTGTCGGTCCGGGTGGCCGGGCACGACACCGCCACGGCTCTCGGCATCAACGGCACCGTGCTCTCCCTGGCTCGCGCCGACGGGCAGCAGGGCATGGGCAAGGCCCAACTCACCCTCGACTACTCCGGCTTCGCCCACGCCTACGGCGGCGACTACGCCTCCAGACTCTCGCTGGTCCGCCTGCCCGCCTGCGCGCTGACCACCCCGTCCCTGCCCAAGTGCCGGACCCGGACGCCTCTCGCGACCAAGAACGACACCGAGCACCACACCCTCACCGCGACCGCCCCGGTCGGCGCCTCGGCCATGACGGCCCTCGCCGCGACCGCCGCCGGCAAGTCCGGGGCCGGCTCCTACCAGGCCACCTCCCTCAGCCCGTCCGCCGCCTGGAACGCGGGCGGTTCCAGCGGCGACTTCACCTGGCAGTACCCGCTGGCTGTGCCGCCCTCCAACGGCGGCCCCGCCCCCAACCTGGCCATCACCTACGACGCCCAGAGCGTCGACGGACGCCTCCCCTCCACCAACAACCAGCCGTCCTGGGTCGGCGAGGGCTTCGACCTCTCGACCTCCTACATCGAGCGTTCCTACGACTCCTGTGACGACGACGGCCAGAAGGACAAGAACGACGAGTGCTGGGCGAACGACAACGCCACCCTGGTCCTCGGCGGCAAGTCCAGCCCCCTGATCAAGGACAGCAAGACCGGCGACTGGCACCCCAAGGCCGACGACGGTGAGCGTGTGGTGCACTCCACCGGCGCGGTCAACGGCGACAACGACGGCGAGTACTGGACCGTCACCACACAGGACGGCACCCAGTACGTCTTCGGCAAGAACCGGCTCCCCGGCTGGACCGCCAAGGCCGCGGAGACCAACTCCGTCTGGACCGTCCCCGTCTTCGGCGACGACTCCGGCGAACCCGGATACGACCAGGGCACCTCCTTCTCCGCCCGGGCACTCACCCAGGCCTGGCGGTGGAACCTGGACTACGTCGTGGACCCGCACGGCAACGCGATGTCGTACTGGTACACCAAGGAGAGCAACTCCTACGCCAAGAACGGGGCCACCACCGCCAACGGCACCGCCTACGACCGTGGCGGCTACCTCAGCCGTATCGACTACGGGATCACCTCCTCCACCGTCTTCGGCAACGCCCCCGAAAGGGTCACCTTCACCACCGCCGAACGCTGCCTGGTGACCAGCGCCGAGAAGTGCTCCTCGCTCACGTCCAGCACGGCTTCCCACTGGCCGGACGTCCCGTTCGACCAGATCTGTGCCTCCGGCAAGACCTGCAGCGCGACAGGACCGACCTTCTTCTCCCGCAGGCGCTTGACCGGAGTGACCACCAGTGTCTGGGACGCGAGCCTGTCGACTCCGGCGTACCGGGACGTCGACTCATGGGCGCTCGACCAGTCCTTCCCCGACCCCGGCGACGGCACCTCCGCGGGCCTGTGGCTGAAGTCCATCACCCGCACCGGCAAGGACGGCTCCACGACCTCCATGCCGCCGGTCAAGTTCGCGGGCGTCCAGCTCTTCAACCGGGTCGACACCACCCACGACGACATCGCCGCGCTGGTCAAGTGGCGGGTAAGGACGATCACTTCGGAGACCGGTTCCGTCCTCACGGTCGACTACTCCGACCCGCAGTGCGTGGCGGGCACCAAAATGCCCAGCAGCCCGGACGCGGACACGCTGCGCTGCTTCCCGACGTACTGGCAGCCGCCGTACACCGCGGATCCCCAACTGGACTGGTTCCACAAGTACGTCGTCACGCAGGTCACCGAGTCGGACCCCACCGGCGGTTCCCCGCTGAAGGAGACCGACTACACCTACAACGACCTACCGGCCTGGCACTACGACAGCGACAACGTCACCACTCCCGCGAAGCGCAAGACGTGGTCGGTCTGGCGCGGCTACGGCAGCGTCACCACGACGACAGGTGACGCCCAGTCCACCCGCACCAAGAACGTCACGACCTACTTCCGCGGCATGGACGGTGACAAGCAGTCCGACGGCACCACCCGCAGCGCCAAGGTCACCGACTCCACCGGCACCTCCGTCGCCGACTCCGACCCCCTGGCCGGCAGCGTCCGAGAAGCGGTCACCTACAACGGCAGCGCCGAGGTGTCCGGTGCCATCACCGACCCGTGGATCCACACCACCGGCTCCGACGGCACCCGCAGCAGCGCCTTCACCCGCGCGCACGCCGTCCACACCCGCACCGACCTGTCGTCCGGCGGCACCCGCGACACCACCGTCACCACGTCCTACGACGACTCCACCGGCGCGGCCACCATGGTCGACGACTCGGGCGACGAAGCGGTCACGGGCGACGAACAGTGCACCCGCACCACACTTGCCAGCAACACCAGCGACTGGCTGATGGCCTTCCCCACCCGGGTCGAGACCGTCGACGTCGCCTGCGGCGCACCCACCAGCCGCCCCGACGACGTCGTCTCGGACGTACGCACCCTGTACGACAACCAGGCCTACGGCGCCGCGCCCAAGGCCGGCGACGAGACGTCCACCCAGCGGCTCTCCGCCTACGACGGCGGCAGCCCGGTCTACCAGACGGTGTCCACCAGCGCCTACGACGCACAAGGCCGCATCCACTCGGTCAAGGACGCCGACCAGAACACCACGACGACGGACTACACCCCGGCCACCGGCGGCCCGCTGACCAGCACCGTCACCACCAACGCCAAGGGCTACGCGACCACCACCAGCTTCGACCCGGCACGAGGCGTCGCCACCTCCGTCGTCGACCCGAACAACAAACGCACCGACTACGCCTACGACGGACTCGGCCGCCTCACCGCCCTGTGGCTCGCGAACCGCTCCAAGGCCTCGAAACAGACGGCGAGCCTCGTCTACAGCTACTCGATCTCGAACACCGCCGCCTCGGTGGTCTCCACCGGCAAGCTCAACAACGACGGCGCCACGTACGACACGACCTACGCGCTGTACGACGCGCTGCTGCGCCCGCGGCAGACGCAGACCCCCGCGCCGGGCGGCGGACGCGTGATCGCCGAGACCCGGTACGACAGCCGCGGCCTGGCCGTCGACTCCGGCGCCGACTACACCGACGAGGTTGCCCCCTCGGGCACGCTCGCCACGATCACCTCCGCGTGGCCCGCTCAGACCGCCACCACGTACGACGGAGCCGGCCGTGCCACCGCGAGCGACTTCTACGCCGACGGAGTCAAGCGCTGGACGACCTCCACCGCGTACGGCGGAGACCGGGTGACCGTCACGCCGCCCAAGGGCGGCATCGCCACCACGACGCTGACCGACACCCTCGGCCGCACCGTCGAGACCCGGCAGTACGACAGCGGCAGTCCGTCCGGCTCGTACACGTCGATCAAGTACCACTACGACGGGAAGAGCCGGCTGAAGGAGGTCGTCGACAACGACGGCAACACATGGTCGTACTCCTACGACCTGATGGGGCGGAAGACCAACTCCACCGACCCGGACGCCGGCACCACCAGAACCGCGTACAACGAGCTCGACCAGGTCACCTCCACGACCACCGCGGTCGGCACCGGCGACGAGAAGACCCTGAGCTACACCTACGACGTCCTCGGCCGCAAGACCGGCATGTACGACGGCACCACGCAGGACGCCGACCACCAACTGGCCAAGTGGACGTACGACTCCGTGGCCAAGGGCCAGCCGACGTCCTCCATCCGCTACGTCGGCGGCTCCGGCACCTCGGGCAAGGCCTACATCAGCCAGGTCGGCACCTACGACGCCCTCTACCGGCCGACCCTGACCCGGGTCACCATTCCGTCGGTCACCGGCGAGGAGGCCCTGGCGGGCTCGTACACCTCGACGACCGACTACAACCTGGACGGCACGGTCTATGCGGTCTCCGACCCGGCGGCCGGCGGACTGCCCTCCGAATCCCTGGTGTACAAGTACAACGAGCTGAGCATGCCGACGACGCTCATGGGGGCGACCGGTTATGTGCTGAACACGAGCTACAGCAAGCTCGGCGACATCAAGCAGCTCACCCTGGGAGTCTCCAAGGCGGACACCGCCAAGTGGCTGCAGATCACCAACACCTACGAGGACGGCACCCGCCGCCTCAAGCGGGAACTCGTCACCGACGACACACAGAGCGCGCCAGTCCAGGACAGCACCTACGACTACGACGACGCCGGCAATCCGACCAAGCTCGCCACTCACGCCGACGGCACCGACGACGTCCAGTGCTACCGCTACGACGGTCACGACCGCCTCACCCAGGCCTGGACCGCCACCGACGGCTGCGCGGCCGACCCCTCCACCGCCGTCCTCGGCGGCCCGGCCCCTTACTGGCAGAGCTTCACCTACGACAACCTGGGCAACCGCAAGACCCGTACCGACCACGCGACAACCGCGGGCGGCGCCGACACGACCACCAGTTACGGCTACCCGGCACCGGGCACCAGCCAGGCCCACACGCTGACCTCGTCGACCACCACCAACGGCACCACCACGACCAAGAGTTCGTACACCTACGACGCCTCGGGCAACACCCGCACCCGCACCATCGACGGCAAGACGCAGACCCTCGACTGGGACGACGAGGGCCACCTCACCAAGGCCACCAACGCCGACGGCACCACGGCCTCCTACCTCTACGACCCCGACGGCAACCGGATCCTCTCGCGAGACGACTCCGGCACGACGCTGTACCTGGGCGACACCGAAGTCCACCTGGCCAAGGGCGCCACCACGGCCACGGGCACCCGCTACTACACCTGGGCCGGCCAGACCATCGCCGTACGCAGCAGTTCGGGCAACCTCCAGTGGCAGGTCACCGACGCCCACGGCACCGCCGAAACCGCGGTCGACGCCACCACCCAGGCCGTCACCCGCCGCCGCCTCGACCCCTTCGGCAACCCGCGCGGCACCCAGCCCACTGCCGACGCCTGGCTCGGTGACAAGGGCTTCGTCAACGGCATCCAGGACACCACGACGGGCCTGACCCACCTGGGCGCCCGCGAGTACGACTCCACGACCGGCCGCTTCATATCCGACGATCCCGTCCTCGAACTCACCGACGCCCAGCAGATCGACGGCTACACGTACGCGGCCGACAACCCGCTCACGCACAGCGACCCCGCAGGTCTGATGCTCTTCCCGGGCGACAACAGCGGAGGAATCGACAGCGGCGGCACGGGCGGAACCCACACCGTCCAGAACCGTGACAACGCCAACGCGGGCGGCGGCCGGACCTCGCCCAGCCCGCGCAGCGATGACGACGAAGGCTCGCACCACGGCTGCGGCTGGTCCTTGTCCTGCTATGCCAAGAAGACCTGGCACACGGTCCAGCAGCACCCGGTGCTCGCGGCCGTGGTGGCCACCGCCGTCGTGGTCGGAGTGGTCGCCTGTGTGGTCGCTTGTGGAGCCGTCCTCCTGGCCGCGGCCCAAGGGTTCACGGCGGGCGCCGAAGCAGGCAGCCTCAGCGCCGCAGCGGTCGGCGCATCCGTCGGAGTCATGAGCGAGGGCGGCGCGGTGACCGCTGCGGCGGCGGGCATCGCCGGAGCCGGCGCGAAAGCCATCGCCGAAGGCGCCGAAACCGCTTCGCAGGAAGAAGCGGCCGCGTCGACGGGCGCAAGGAGTGCGAGCGGCGCTGCCGAGAACACTGCTGCATCCGGTTCGGCCAAGGCGGCCGATCGTGCAGCGACACGGGCAAGAGAGATTCAAGACAAGCATGTGAACCGGGCTCCCAAGAAGCCGGATACGATCGCGCACAAGCAGCGGATGGTGGCCGTCGTCGAAACGGACGGTCCCAGCGTCATCGGTGGAGGTGCGCGTGACCTGAATCCGGAGCAGCGAAATATGATCAACTCACAGACGGAAATAGCTGTCCGTTTGCCCGGGGGACACGGAGAGGTGACTGCCGTGAGCGGCGCTGTGAGTCACGGCTTGATTCCGCGCTCTATTGGAACTTCCATGGATTTCTGCGATCTTTGCGAGCTGTTCATCCAGGAGACGGGCGGGGTCATCACCAGTCCGCGTACGGCCGTGTGGCCGCAGTTCGGTGGTCCGGAGATCGATCCCGGTCTGGTGGGCTGAGACAACGCCATCAATTGGTGCCAAAGTCAATAGGATGTATCGATGATTCACGGCTACGACGGAGATGCGCTCCTGTTGGAACTCGAGGCTCTCAGTGATGCTCAGTGCAGGGCATTCGCTGCGGCCTGCGCTGAGTCGCTTCTGTTGTGCTACGGGTCCACCCCGGCCGTTAGCGAAGGCGCTGGTTTGGCGGTATGCCAACAGGCGGTCTCGCTGTGCTGGGAGGTGGTTGAGCGAGGAATCGAGGTATCGGGGGCGGTGCAACCTCTACTCGCAGAGCTAGAAGAAGTTCTGTCTGATGACGAGGAAGGTGACCTCGGGGTCCTGGAGCACGTGATTGCAGGGGCTTATTACGCGCTCCAATGTTCCCAGGAGGGGGACGCCGGGCATGCTGAACTCACCTCCAAGAACCTGTACGAAGCGGCGGACTATCTCGCGCTGTCAGATGGTGATATTGATTTGGCTGACTCGAATTCGGGTCGAGAAATAATTGCATCAGATGTGGTTCAGGGAGCACTGTCCGCGATCACTTATATTCGTGACCTCGTGATTGTTCGTGCATTCCGGGGTGATGATTGCGCTGCGGATGTCTCGCAGGTGAGGGAATTTGTCGCGCGAATGGGTGGATGATATGGATTGTGAGGTATTGGCAGTGGCTAGGTTTAGACTGCCCATAGTGGAGACGGGCGTGGGAGTGTGAACGGCGGGGCAACGGTCAACCGTGAGGGTGTGGAGGGCGTGCCCTCGATGGTCGTTCGGGCGATGGGGCGGGAGTGGTACCGGGAGCATTTGGCCGGAATGGATCCAGTGCGGGGGCAGCGGCCGGACGGGGCGAACGTCGAGTATGTAGTCGACGCCAGCTCGGTGGCTTCTGTCGCGGGGAGTCCGGTGTTTCTGTTGCCGTCCAATAGGCGGAGGATCGCGGCTCGCCTGGTGGACACGGTGATCGCGTCCGTTGTTGGAATGCTTGTCTTCATGGCGGTAGGAGATTCAACGGACGGTGGAATGTTCTTGGTGCTCATTCCGGTGGGATTCGCCGCAGGTGGTCTGCTGTACTTTCTGCCGCTGGTCCACTGGTGGGGGACCACGATCGGCAAGTGGATGTTCGGGATGCGTGTGGTTCGGTTGTGGTCCGACGGCACGCTGCCGCCTTCCTTCAAGGACACCTTCCTCCGGGAGTTCGACCGGGCAGTCTTCCTGTCCATCCCGGTGGCGAACCTTCTCTTCGGTACGATCCTGCTGGCGCAGATGGCGAAAGATGGCGGCTCGTACTACCAGAGCAAGTTCGACCGAGTGGCGCGCACTGCTGTCGTGCGGTGGCCTGCGCGTGTTGCAGGAGGTGTGGTCGGCGCGGGCCTCTGATTCGGTTTTGGTTCACAGTCTTTCCAGCACCGCGTAGTCCGCGAACGTGCGGCGGTAGCGGAGGTGTTGGGTTTCCTGGGTGTGTCTGCGCTGCCACTCCTCGACTGGCCTCGGGTCGGGGTATGCGCCGGAGGCCGCGCCGCAGTCCGACTCGTCGCCCGAGACGCAGCGTGCCTCGTACTCCGGTTCCGCCGACGGGTCCTGGACGATCACGTACCCGACGTAGCGGAAGAGCCGGGGGCGTGCTGGGGCGGGCTCCGTTTCCTCGTGGTCCCGTCGCTGGTGGCGGCGGAGCAGTACGTTCGCGTCCGTTTCCGTCGTGCCGTCGGCCTGGGCGCGGGCCACCGCCCGGGATACCGCAAGCTCCGTGCAGGTCGCGCAGTCGGGGAACGGCACCGGTGGCCGGCTCACGTCCTCCGGGCCGCAACGCCCCGCCAGCGACCGGGCGTTCGCCGCCTTCACGGTCGCGCTGAGCCGTTCCTCCGCCGTCGCCGGGCGGATCAGGTCCGGGTCCGCCTCCCACTCCCGGCCTCCGCCGACCGGCCTCAGCATCGCGTGCGGGCCCGCCTTGCCCCGGTACTCGCCGACCTTGTCCGCCTCGGGGTCGTAGACGAGCGTTCCCCTGTCGATTTCCCGCACGATCCGTTCAGCCATGCTCTCTCCGCGATCACTTCGTCACTCTCGGTGTGTAGAGCCTCGCTCACGGGAATCGCCCGTATCAACGCTTCACGCGTGCCACTTGAGGACTGTCACGGGGGAGAAGAGCTGTGAGCCGACGCAACGCCGACGCAGGGGCCGGAGCCAGCAACGCCATGCTGTTCGGCGAGCTGTTGCGGCACTACCGCGAGGCCGCGTTGCTGACGCAGGATGGGTTGGCCAGGGAGATCCCCTGCGACCGGTCCCACGTGGCCCGCGTGGAGGCCGGTACGCGGGTGCCTCAGGACACCTTCGCGAAGAAGTGCGACGAACTCCTCGACACGGGTGGGGTGTTGCTTCGGTTGTGGGGACGGATCGACTGGTATCCGCAGGTGGAGCATCCGGACTGGTTCCGGCGGAGGGCCGAGATGGATGCGGTGGCGACCACGTTGTGCGAGTACCAAGAGCGTGTCGTGCCAGGCCTGTTGCAGACCGAGAGTTATGCGCGGGCGCTGTTCTCCCGTCTCGTGCGCGGTGATGAGCTGGAGGAACGCGTCCGGGCCCGACTCAGCCGACAGCAATGCTTCCTGGCCGAAGGCGGCCCGCTGTACGTCGTCGTCCTGGACGAGAGCTGCCTGCGCAACGTTGTGCAGAGCCCTGAGGTCATGCGGGAACAGTGCGCGCACCTGCTGAGTCTCGGAGCCCGTCCCAACATCCGTATCCAGGTGGCCCCGGCCGGTCGTTACGGTCTCGTCCGTCCAAGTGGTTCGATGTCACTCATCACGCTGCCGGACGGGCATCAGTGGGTCTACTCCGAGTCGCTCGACCGCGGCCATTTCAACGACGATCCAGCCATCTTCACCGGTCACAGCCAGACCTATGATGTGCTCAGGGCCGACGCTCTGTCAGCTCCAGAGTCGGCCGCTCTGATCAGCGACGCGATGGAGAGGTACGAGCATCATGGACAGGCACGAACTCAGCTCCGCGACCTGGATCAAGAGCAGCCACAGCGACGCCAACGGCGGCAACTGCATAGAAGTCACCCCCGACTTCCCCGCCGCCGTCCCCGTCCGTGACAGCAAGAACCCTGACGGGCCGGTGGTCGTGGTCTCCCGGTCCGCCTGGACGGCGTTCCTCGGCGCCGTTTCCTAGAGGCGCAGCAGCAGCTTCCCCGTGCTGGTGCGGGCGCCCATCAGGCGGTGGGCCTCGGCTGCCTCCTCCAGGGCGAACTCGGCGGTGACCGGGAGGGTCACCGTGCCGTCCAGGGCCTTGGCGAAGGCGCGGGAGGACAACTCGCGGAGTTCCTCGGGCGCCGTCTCGGCCAGGGTGAGGATCGAGAAGCCGGCGACCGAGAGGGCGCGGGGGTAGAGCTCCGGCTGGCCAACCGTCCAGGCGGGCTCTCCGCTCGCGTTGCCGAACGACACCAGGCGGCCGAAACGGGCGAGGGAGGCCAGGCTCGCGCGGAGGGTCTCGCCGCCCACCGGGTCGAGGGCCAGGTCGACGCCCCGGCCTGCCGTGGCCGCCCGTACCGGCTCCTCGAAGTCGCCGACGAACACCTCGTCGTAGCCGTACTCCTGCGCGAAGGCGGCCTTCGCGGGGCTCGACACCACGCCGTACACGGCAGCCGCGCCCGCTGCCTTCGCCAACTGCCCCACCGCCGTGCCGATGCCGCCCGCCGCGCCCTGGACGAGGATCGTTTCACCGGGCTGGAGTCGGCCGACCGTGTGGACCAGGGCGTACGCCGTCGGCAGGACCGACGGGAGCGTGGCGCCCGTGCGCAGGTCCACGCCGGTGGGGAGCGGGAAGACCGTTGCCGCGTCCGCGACCACCACGTCCGCGTAGGCGCCGTTCTGCGTGAGCGCGGCCACTTCCTGGCCGACGGACAGGCCCGTGACGCCGGGGCCCAGGGCCCTTACCCGGCCGGAGAGTTCAAGGCCGGGGCGGTAGGGCAGCCCAGGGACGCGATAGCCCTCCGCGCGGGCCTTGAGGTCGGCGAAGTTCACGCCGGCGTAGGCCACGTCGACGCTCACCTGGCCGGGGCCCGGCTCGGGGACGTCGGCCTTCACCGCCTCCAGGACCTCGGGGCCGCCGTACTCCTGGAACTCGATCGCGCGCATGCCACACTCCCGGCTCGACTGTTCAATGAAAAGCGAACACTGGTGAGTGTATGGTTTTCGTCGAACAGTCGGCAAGCGGGACAAGCGAGCCGAGCGAGAAGCGGCAAGCGGGAAGAGGTGGGCGGCGTGGCGCGGCAAGTGGCCGGCAGCAGCACCAGTCATCGGGGCACGCCCGAGCACACCCACCCCGACGACGTACCCGTCCAGACCGCGCTCGCCGCCCTCGCGGATCCCGTACGGCTGTCGCTCGTACGGGAGCTGGCGGGGTCGGCCGAGTGGTCCCGCAGCTGCGGGAGTTTCGACGTGCCCGTCGGGAAGGCCGCCCTCAGCCATCACTTCGCGGTGCTGCGCGCGGCGGGTCTCGTCGAGCAGCGGGACGAGGGGCCACGACGCGTCAACCGCCTCCGCAGAGCGGAGTTCGACGCCCGTTTCCCGGGGCTGCTGGATCTCGTGCTGCGGGAGGTGAGCCACAACTCCCGCAGATGAACGACTCGTTGACGTACCAGGTGACGTGCACAAGAATCGAATAAGGCGGTTGTCGCGGAAACGGGGAGGGCGCGATGACGGCGCAGGACGCCGGTGTGCAGGTGAAGATCGAGAATGTGCATCCAGAAGGCGTCGAGGGTCGGCAACTGGTGCTTGTCGACTTCCCGCCTGGTCGGGGCATCAGACAGGTGGCGCTGGGTTCGGCCGACCTCATCCGCCGTTCGGAGGAAGCGGTCAACGCGGCGATGGGAACTATTCGCTCCATGGCACAGCGGGTCAGCGACGCCGTCACAGGGCTGTCGGTGCGACCCGATGAGGTCGAGGTCGAGTTCGGTATCACGTTGGATGCCGAAAGCGGCGCGTTGATCGCCAAAGCGGGAGTCGGCGCAGCGCTCACTGTGCGGCTTACCTGGAGTGCGGATCATGCTTTATGAGCAGTGACAAGCGCGGCGTACCGGTCAGGCTTCAGAACGTCAGACTGCTCACCGTGCGGGTTGCCCTGCCTGACGGCGGACCCACACTGGGCACCGGTGTGGCGATCGCCAGGCAAGGGCTGATCGTCACGTGCAGGCACGTACTCGAGGACGGCGGACTCGATGTGTGCGCCCGTGAACCGGCGGAGGTGGAGGTGCACTTCCCCGCGGTGGACCATTGGAAGGCCGTGACCCGCCGCGCGAGAGTCGTCGCCTACTGTCCGGACAGCGAGGACGACATTGTGTGCCTGAGAACCGAGGGGTTGATCCCTGCCGAGAGAGTGGCAGTGCTGGGAGACGCGGCCGCATCAGCATGGAACGAGTTCATCAGTTACGGCTACCGGAAACTGGGCAAATACCAGGGGTTGTTCGCACAGGGCACGATTCTGGGCGAGATCGAGTTGCCTGAAGGCGGCCACCTGCTGCAGGAACCCGTCCAGCTCAGCTCATCGGGCGTCGCCGAGGGCATGAGCGGCGCCCCCGTACTCGACCGAAGCCGGAACCTGGTAGTGGGGATGGTCTCCGAGAAATGGGGATCAGGGGGGATGCCCGACGACCGGGACACCGCTTGGGCGGTCAACGCACACCTCGTCACTTTTCCGCCGTTCTCCCTGGTGATCCGGCAAGAGCCGCTCCCCATGCTGTCAGCGGAACCGCCGCAGATGGACGACAGCCTGTTCCGCAAGGCCCTGCCCCCTCGCTCGGACCGGCTGGAGGACGCGCCCAGTCTGCTGACGGAGTGGGTGGGGCGTGATGAGTTGCTCGCGGCGGTCAGCAGTGTCGTGGACGCCCCTGACAGCCTGGTGGCGGGCTTGGTGGGTTTCGGCGGTGAGGGAAAGACCACCATCGCCCGGCAATGGCTCGACAGTCGGCGCAGGACACTCCGCGAAGGAAATGCGGAAGGCCCGCGCTTCTTCTGGTGGAGCTTCGCTGAGCGCCCCGGGGCGGACGACTTCCTGGAAGCCGCTCTCGACTTCGTCAGCGGCGGTCGGATCTCCTCGGAGGACTGTGGGGACGGTCGCGCACGCGCCGAAATCGTTGCCTCCCTGCTCAGCACCCAGCCGTACGTCTTCGTGCTGGACGGGCTCGAAGCAGTCCAGGAACAGC encodes:
- a CDS encoding RHS repeat-associated core domain-containing protein, whose product is MGGLRRARTWVVAVTTSALVATGLGTAPAVWATQRHGHHTVGAPAGRDGTAVAFKARRTAAKDPAGPAATRTAEALAKPVVWPTAYTETLSVTGRTPAAKRPALDGTTAVGRLPVKVSSPASGTAPAKVSVRVAGHDTATALGINGTVLSLARADGQQGMGKAQLTLDYSGFAHAYGGDYASRLSLVRLPACALTTPSLPKCRTRTPLATKNDTEHHTLTATAPVGASAMTALAATAAGKSGAGSYQATSLSPSAAWNAGGSSGDFTWQYPLAVPPSNGGPAPNLAITYDAQSVDGRLPSTNNQPSWVGEGFDLSTSYIERSYDSCDDDGQKDKNDECWANDNATLVLGGKSSPLIKDSKTGDWHPKADDGERVVHSTGAVNGDNDGEYWTVTTQDGTQYVFGKNRLPGWTAKAAETNSVWTVPVFGDDSGEPGYDQGTSFSARALTQAWRWNLDYVVDPHGNAMSYWYTKESNSYAKNGATTANGTAYDRGGYLSRIDYGITSSTVFGNAPERVTFTTAERCLVTSAEKCSSLTSSTASHWPDVPFDQICASGKTCSATGPTFFSRRRLTGVTTSVWDASLSTPAYRDVDSWALDQSFPDPGDGTSAGLWLKSITRTGKDGSTTSMPPVKFAGVQLFNRVDTTHDDIAALVKWRVRTITSETGSVLTVDYSDPQCVAGTKMPSSPDADTLRCFPTYWQPPYTADPQLDWFHKYVVTQVTESDPTGGSPLKETDYTYNDLPAWHYDSDNVTTPAKRKTWSVWRGYGSVTTTTGDAQSTRTKNVTTYFRGMDGDKQSDGTTRSAKVTDSTGTSVADSDPLAGSVREAVTYNGSAEVSGAITDPWIHTTGSDGTRSSAFTRAHAVHTRTDLSSGGTRDTTVTTSYDDSTGAATMVDDSGDEAVTGDEQCTRTTLASNTSDWLMAFPTRVETVDVACGAPTSRPDDVVSDVRTLYDNQAYGAAPKAGDETSTQRLSAYDGGSPVYQTVSTSAYDAQGRIHSVKDADQNTTTTDYTPATGGPLTSTVTTNAKGYATTTSFDPARGVATSVVDPNNKRTDYAYDGLGRLTALWLANRSKASKQTASLVYSYSISNTAASVVSTGKLNNDGATYDTTYALYDALLRPRQTQTPAPGGGRVIAETRYDSRGLAVDSGADYTDEVAPSGTLATITSAWPAQTATTYDGAGRATASDFYADGVKRWTTSTAYGGDRVTVTPPKGGIATTTLTDTLGRTVETRQYDSGSPSGSYTSIKYHYDGKSRLKEVVDNDGNTWSYSYDLMGRKTNSTDPDAGTTRTAYNELDQVTSTTTAVGTGDEKTLSYTYDVLGRKTGMYDGTTQDADHQLAKWTYDSVAKGQPTSSIRYVGGSGTSGKAYISQVGTYDALYRPTLTRVTIPSVTGEEALAGSYTSTTDYNLDGTVYAVSDPAAGGLPSESLVYKYNELSMPTTLMGATGYVLNTSYSKLGDIKQLTLGVSKADTAKWLQITNTYEDGTRRLKRELVTDDTQSAPVQDSTYDYDDAGNPTKLATHADGTDDVQCYRYDGHDRLTQAWTATDGCAADPSTAVLGGPAPYWQSFTYDNLGNRKTRTDHATTAGGADTTTSYGYPAPGTSQAHTLTSSTTTNGTTTTKSSYTYDASGNTRTRTIDGKTQTLDWDDEGHLTKATNADGTTASYLYDPDGNRILSRDDSGTTLYLGDTEVHLAKGATTATGTRYYTWAGQTIAVRSSSGNLQWQVTDAHGTAETAVDATTQAVTRRRLDPFGNPRGTQPTADAWLGDKGFVNGIQDTTTGLTHLGAREYDSTTGRFISDDPVLELTDAQQIDGYTYAADNPLTHSDPAGLMLFPGDNSGGIDSGGTGGTHTVQNRDNANAGGGRTSPSPRSDDDEGSHHGCGWSLSCYAKKTWHTVQQHPVLAAVVATAVVVGVVACVVACGAVLLAAAQGFTAGAEAGSLSAAAVGASVGVMSEGGAVTAAAAGIAGAGAKAIAEGAETASQEEAAASTGARSASGAAENTAASGSAKAADRAATRAREIQDKHVNRAPKKPDTIAHKQRMVAVVETDGPSVIGGGARDLNPEQRNMINSQTEIAVRLPGGHGEVTAVSGAVSHGLIPRSIGTSMDFCDLCELFIQETGGVITSPRTAVWPQFGGPEIDPGLVG
- a CDS encoding RDD family protein, yielding MDPVRGQRPDGANVEYVVDASSVASVAGSPVFLLPSNRRRIAARLVDTVIASVVGMLVFMAVGDSTDGGMFLVLIPVGFAAGGLLYFLPLVHWWGTTIGKWMFGMRVVRLWSDGTLPPSFKDTFLREFDRAVFLSIPVANLLFGTILLAQMAKDGGSYYQSKFDRVARTAVVRWPARVAGGVVGAGL
- a CDS encoding helix-turn-helix transcriptional regulator; translation: MSRRNADAGAGASNAMLFGELLRHYREAALLTQDGLAREIPCDRSHVARVEAGTRVPQDTFAKKCDELLDTGGVLLRLWGRIDWYPQVEHPDWFRRRAEMDAVATTLCEYQERVVPGLLQTESYARALFSRLVRGDELEERVRARLSRQQCFLAEGGPLYVVVLDESCLRNVVQSPEVMREQCAHLLSLGARPNIRIQVAPAGRYGLVRPSGSMSLITLPDGHQWVYSESLDRGHFNDDPAIFTGHSQTYDVLRADALSAPESAALISDAMERYEHHGQARTQLRDLDQEQPQRRQRRQLHRSHPRLPRRRPRP